One stretch of Pandoraea oxalativorans DNA includes these proteins:
- the tnpA gene encoding IS66-like element accessory protein TnpA — protein sequence MVGTTLDTRNVKPSNRKGRPNYTPEYRRQVAVAACEPGISVAKLAQVHGLNSNMVFKWRRQLRAGLFEGTGHSTAVLLPVALPDAPSGERAEPVSPALQSVEPHRESVPAASGIEIELNGARVRVTGMVDPVQLRLVLRCLMPA from the coding sequence GTGGTGGGGACTACTTTGGACACACGGAATGTAAAGCCTTCGAACCGTAAAGGCAGACCGAATTACACACCAGAGTACCGACGGCAAGTTGCCGTCGCGGCATGCGAGCCGGGTATTTCGGTGGCCAAGCTCGCGCAGGTGCACGGGCTGAATTCGAATATGGTGTTCAAGTGGCGTCGGCAACTGCGAGCGGGACTTTTTGAAGGGACGGGGCACAGCACAGCGGTGTTGCTGCCCGTAGCGCTACCTGATGCACCGAGCGGCGAGAGAGCAGAACCGGTGTCGCCCGCTCTACAGTCTGTCGAGCCACATCGCGAGAGCGTGCCGGCAGCATCGGGCATCGAAATTGAACTAAACGGTGCCCGTGTACGTGTCACGGGCATGGTCGACCCCGTGCAGTTGCGCCTCGTGCTGCGCTGCCTGATGCCAGCATGA
- a CDS encoding ABC transporter permease: protein MADTLEFTEVSVPAGSRVVRTMARRLWRLSQPWLVLLAVLAGWHLATAHAWVRPVFLPSPGVVFATLAQLVVSGELASTLGTSVLRAVVGVVAAGIVGIPLGFAMAEFRVFRWLLSPYVAFGFPLPKIALIPVFTVWLGMDSLSKIALVFATCVFPFIVAAESGASLVSPKLRWAAQSLGTRKDALFRHVILPATVPALLSGVRIALPIGLITVFTAEMVTGGGLGEAIVQAQRYFQSAQVYAYVLVTMLVGYLADAAIARVQRRFAAWAEA from the coding sequence ATGGCTGATACGCTCGAATTCACGGAAGTGAGCGTCCCGGCGGGATCGCGCGTTGTGCGCACAATGGCGCGTCGGCTATGGCGCTTGTCGCAACCCTGGCTGGTGTTGCTCGCGGTGCTCGCCGGTTGGCATCTCGCCACTGCCCATGCGTGGGTTCGGCCGGTTTTCCTGCCGTCACCGGGCGTCGTGTTTGCAACGCTCGCGCAACTCGTCGTCTCGGGCGAGCTTGCGTCGACCCTGGGCACGAGTGTGCTGCGCGCGGTGGTGGGCGTTGTCGCGGCGGGCATCGTGGGCATTCCGCTCGGATTCGCCATGGCCGAATTTCGCGTTTTCCGCTGGTTGCTCTCGCCTTATGTGGCGTTCGGTTTCCCGCTGCCCAAAATTGCACTGATCCCGGTGTTTACCGTTTGGCTCGGCATGGATAGTCTGTCGAAGATCGCGCTCGTGTTCGCCACATGCGTGTTCCCGTTCATCGTGGCCGCCGAGTCGGGGGCTTCGCTCGTCTCGCCGAAGTTGCGATGGGCTGCGCAGTCCCTGGGCACCCGAAAGGACGCGCTGTTCCGCCATGTGATTTTGCCCGCGACGGTACCGGCGTTGCTCTCGGGTGTTCGCATTGCCTTGCCGATCGGCCTGATTACCGTATTCACCGCAGAGATGGTCACTGGCGGTGGGTTGGGCGAAGCCATCGTGCAGGCGCAGCGCTACTTTCAATCGGCGCAGGTGTACGCCTACGTGCTGGTCACGATGCTCGTCGGTTATCTGGCGGACGCAGCCATTGCCCGCGTGCAGCGCCGCTTTGCGGCCTGGGCCGAGGCATGA
- a CDS encoding sulfurtransferase, whose product MAREVSSAGIFPGFLVSTQWLSENLHRPDLRLFDCSATMVVDPVIQQRVQPERAAFEAGHIPGARFIDIDAELSDRHHRFHLMLPPPEAFKAAVEALGIGDDSLVVIYSTGSIWWATRVWWMLRTYGFTNAHVLDGGWPRWLAEGRAVESGADVVRERAAGVEFTPGPMLPYVAGREDVERVVNGDAATRLINALRPPQYSGEELPRKGRPGHIPGSLNMPAASLLDADGRLLDDDALRARFAAAGIDDDTSVIAYCGGGVSASLVVFALMKLAHPNVRLYDASLGEWGSAPELPMQLEVTAG is encoded by the coding sequence ATGGCGCGTGAAGTATCTTCGGCCGGGATCTTTCCGGGGTTTCTGGTCTCGACACAATGGTTGTCGGAAAATTTGCACCGACCGGATTTACGTCTGTTCGATTGCAGTGCCACGATGGTGGTCGATCCCGTGATTCAGCAGCGCGTTCAGCCTGAGCGTGCTGCGTTCGAGGCAGGGCATATCCCTGGCGCACGGTTCATCGATATCGATGCGGAGCTCTCGGACCGGCACCATCGATTCCATTTGATGCTGCCACCGCCGGAGGCTTTCAAGGCGGCCGTCGAAGCGCTGGGTATCGGCGACGACAGCTTGGTCGTGATCTACAGCACTGGCTCGATCTGGTGGGCGACGCGCGTCTGGTGGATGCTGCGAACGTATGGATTCACGAATGCGCACGTGCTCGATGGCGGGTGGCCGCGATGGCTTGCTGAGGGGCGCGCGGTCGAGTCGGGCGCGGACGTCGTTCGCGAGCGGGCAGCGGGTGTCGAATTCACGCCCGGGCCGATGCTGCCGTATGTGGCGGGGCGCGAAGACGTCGAACGTGTGGTGAATGGCGACGCCGCGACGCGCCTGATCAACGCCCTTCGTCCCCCGCAGTACAGCGGCGAGGAACTGCCGCGCAAGGGGCGGCCCGGCCACATTCCCGGGAGCCTCAACATGCCGGCCGCCAGCTTGCTCGACGCCGACGGGCGTCTTCTGGATGACGATGCACTGCGTGCGCGCTTCGCGGCGGCGGGCATCGACGACGATACCTCCGTCATTGCTTACTGCGGCGGTGGGGTGTCGGCGAGCCTCGTAGTCTTTGCGCTCATGAAGCTCGCGCATCCGAACGTGCGCCTTTACGACGCATCGCTCGGAGAGTGGGGTAGTGCACCGGAGCTCCCGATGCAGCTTGAGGTGACGGCGGGGTAG
- a CDS encoding TIR domain-containing protein codes for MSGKKVVFVAFAIEDERQRDFLKGQSLHTNSPFEYIDMSVKEAYVSEWKEKVRTRIRRSDGVIALISKNSLASTGQKWEIACAREEGKKVLGIWIYKDDHTKIDGVNTVQWTWDAIKNFIDGI; via the coding sequence ATGTCGGGGAAGAAGGTGGTTTTTGTTGCTTTTGCAATCGAGGACGAACGGCAGCGTGATTTTTTGAAAGGGCAATCACTTCACACGAATTCGCCATTTGAGTACATCGACATGTCTGTCAAGGAAGCTTACGTATCTGAATGGAAGGAGAAGGTTCGTACTCGAATTCGTCGATCAGATGGAGTGATTGCTCTGATAAGCAAAAATTCGTTGGCGTCAACCGGACAAAAATGGGAGATCGCGTGTGCCCGAGAGGAGGGTAAGAAGGTCTTGGGTATTTGGATCTATAAGGATGATCACACCAAGATCGATGGCGTCAATACCGTTCAGTGGACTTGGGATGCCATAAAAAATTTCATCGATGGTATTTGA
- a CDS encoding ABC transporter substrate-binding protein: MAHDDTQRHSRRQFIKQSAAVATALSFPMIARAAPPLIRYATAGVVGPGELETVITSDWFKANVLKRHGKEYVIETTTARGTPGVATLLAAEQADIGTLAFTSLATAVAQDAIPGGVTAIAEIHRDAVQGYASNPFVVLADSPVRTIADLKGKSVAVNAFNGSVDIILRIALQKHGLDPRKDVRVVEMPFGNIGPALRQKRIDVGVLAMPFQVDEAKKGGIRTVFDAVGVVPPYPVLFQSARSRFLTEKSAAVRAWLADYVDAQRWIYDPANRKQVVALTADLAKTPAASLDEYFLTPKDFYRDPNATISAASLQPPIDAMAQLGLLPKPVRIAANVDASYLPRRA, encoded by the coding sequence ATGGCACACGACGACACCCAGCGGCACTCGCGCCGCCAATTCATCAAGCAAAGCGCAGCGGTGGCGACCGCCCTGTCGTTTCCCATGATCGCACGCGCCGCGCCGCCTCTGATTCGCTATGCGACGGCGGGCGTGGTCGGTCCCGGCGAGCTCGAAACCGTCATTACCAGCGACTGGTTTAAGGCCAACGTACTCAAACGTCATGGCAAGGAGTATGTGATCGAGACGACGACGGCGCGCGGCACGCCCGGCGTGGCGACCTTGCTGGCTGCCGAGCAGGCCGACATCGGGACGCTGGCGTTTACGAGTCTGGCGACCGCAGTCGCGCAGGACGCCATACCGGGCGGCGTGACGGCCATTGCCGAAATCCATCGCGACGCGGTGCAAGGCTATGCGTCCAACCCGTTCGTCGTGCTCGCGGACAGCCCGGTGCGCACCATTGCCGATCTCAAGGGCAAGAGCGTGGCAGTCAACGCCTTCAATGGCAGCGTCGACATCATTCTGCGCATCGCATTGCAAAAGCACGGGCTGGATCCGCGCAAGGATGTTCGCGTGGTCGAAATGCCGTTCGGCAACATCGGCCCGGCGTTGCGCCAGAAGCGTATCGACGTGGGCGTGCTTGCCATGCCGTTTCAGGTCGACGAAGCGAAGAAGGGCGGCATTCGTACGGTGTTCGACGCGGTCGGCGTCGTGCCGCCGTATCCCGTCCTGTTCCAGAGTGCACGCTCGCGGTTCCTCACGGAAAAGTCCGCTGCCGTGCGGGCATGGCTGGCCGATTACGTCGACGCGCAACGCTGGATTTACGATCCGGCCAATCGCAAGCAGGTGGTGGCGCTGACCGCGGACCTCGCAAAAACGCCCGCCGCGTCGCTCGACGAATACTTCCTCACACCCAAGGACTTCTATCGCGATCCGAACGCGACGATCTCCGCCGCGAGCCTGCAGCCGCCCATCGACGCGATGGCGCAGTTGGGGCTGTTGCCCAAGCCGGTCAGGATTGCCGCGAACGTGGACGCGTCGTACCTCCCGCGCCGGGCCTGA
- a CDS encoding ABC transporter ATP-binding protein, with protein MSTLHDTTAAIHVAGLSKVFDRDGERVVALDNIALDVPAGKLVSLVGPSGCGKSTLLYILGGFVDASQGVCATFGERITGPGVDRGVVFQEYALFPWLTVAENIAYGLRRKGKRRDEIQHTVARYVDLIHLKGFERRYPRELSGGMRQRVALARTFASDPKILLLDEPFGALDAQTREFMQDELLRLFERSGKTALLVTHDIDEAVYLSDTIYVMSRRPGRIVKRVDVDLDRTLGREATMLSQRFSELRNDVWLSVREQVRGVPTEEPS; from the coding sequence ATGAGCACCCTGCATGACACCACGGCCGCTATTCACGTCGCAGGTCTGTCGAAGGTCTTCGACAGGGATGGCGAGCGCGTCGTTGCGCTCGACAATATTGCGCTGGATGTCCCGGCTGGCAAGCTGGTCTCGCTCGTCGGCCCCTCCGGTTGCGGCAAGAGCACACTGCTCTATATCCTCGGCGGGTTCGTCGACGCCTCTCAAGGGGTGTGCGCGACCTTTGGCGAACGGATCACGGGACCGGGTGTGGACCGTGGGGTGGTCTTTCAGGAATACGCGCTGTTCCCGTGGCTCACGGTTGCGGAGAACATCGCGTACGGTCTGCGCCGCAAGGGCAAGCGCCGTGACGAGATACAACATACGGTCGCGCGTTATGTCGATCTCATCCATCTGAAGGGATTCGAGCGGCGTTATCCGCGCGAACTGTCGGGCGGCATGCGTCAGCGTGTTGCGCTCGCACGCACCTTCGCGAGCGATCCGAAGATTCTCCTGCTCGACGAACCGTTCGGCGCGCTCGATGCGCAAACGCGCGAATTCATGCAGGACGAATTGCTACGCCTGTTCGAACGTTCGGGCAAGACGGCGTTACTCGTCACGCACGACATCGACGAGGCGGTCTATCTGTCCGACACGATCTACGTCATGTCACGGCGGCCTGGCCGAATCGTCAAGCGTGTGGACGTCGATCTGGATCGCACGCTCGGGCGCGAGGCGACCATGCTGTCGCAACGCTTTTCCGAACTGCGCAACGACGTCTGGCTGTCGGTGCGTGAGCAGGTGAGGGGCGTGCCGACGGAGGAGCCGTCATGA
- a CDS encoding ABC transporter permease, whose amino-acid sequence MTSALAARQRCLPALTGLLAVAVLFVAWQAAASAHWLADGFVPSLADIWLATLHLVRTGEIGLNLIATLRAGAWGLAAGILTGVPLGLTMALLPVFDRIVTPVVRCTYALPKTTLIPLLVLWFGVGGATNVIVIAITAALPLIVYSLRGAREVPRVLLWSARSLGTSRAGLLWRVVLPAALPQILTGVRVALGFTLLVAISCEMIVANQGIGKLIGQYGDQGSYDYLFAALFVTTVVAYALDASLRWSTGVLLRWHESGQRVQRGRRHG is encoded by the coding sequence ATGACATCTGCGCTTGCGGCAAGGCAGCGCTGCCTGCCCGCGTTGACCGGGTTGCTGGCCGTCGCGGTATTGTTCGTCGCCTGGCAGGCTGCCGCGTCGGCCCATTGGCTGGCCGACGGCTTTGTTCCCTCGCTGGCCGATATCTGGCTTGCCACGTTGCATCTGGTTCGTACCGGCGAGATCGGGCTTAACCTGATCGCGACGTTGCGCGCCGGTGCATGGGGACTTGCCGCAGGCATCCTGACGGGCGTGCCGCTTGGCTTGACGATGGCGTTGCTGCCTGTCTTCGATCGCATTGTCACGCCCGTGGTGCGCTGCACGTATGCGTTGCCAAAAACGACGCTGATCCCACTGCTGGTGCTGTGGTTCGGTGTGGGCGGCGCGACTAACGTCATCGTCATTGCGATCACTGCGGCGTTGCCGCTGATCGTCTATTCACTGCGTGGCGCGCGCGAAGTGCCGCGTGTTTTGCTATGGAGCGCGCGCTCGCTGGGCACATCGCGGGCGGGTTTGCTGTGGCGTGTCGTGTTGCCCGCGGCGTTGCCTCAGATCCTGACCGGCGTGCGCGTGGCCCTCGGGTTCACGCTGCTGGTCGCGATTTCCTGCGAGATGATCGTCGCGAATCAGGGCATCGGTAAATTGATCGGCCAGTACGGCGATCAGGGCAGCTACGACTATCTGTTCGCGGCGCTTTTTGTGACGACCGTCGTGGCGTACGCGCTCGACGCCTCGCTGCGGTGGTCGACCGGTGTGCTATTGCGCTGGCACGAATCCGGACAGCGGGTACAACGAGGACGGCGACATGGCTGA
- a CDS encoding caspase family protein produces MFTGTGPSDVVERGFLKDRVKELFSAQSDIALFYFAGHGHIEATGGYLLASDARRGDEGLSLSDVLIMANESRARNRIIILDSCHSGIAGTPPVAGNHASLSEGLSILTASSADQYATEVNGRGVFTTLLVDALHGGAANLTGDITPGSIYAHVDQSLGAWEQRPIFKTNVRQFVSLRKVSPPIALEELRRIAEFFPQSGHEFALDPTYEPELKGRDPGMPEPIPEHTREFAVLQRYNRLNLVVPVDAPHMWHAAMQSKACKLTALGEHYRRLVENGRL; encoded by the coding sequence ATGTTTACCGGTACCGGGCCGAGTGATGTAGTGGAGCGCGGCTTCCTCAAAGATCGAGTCAAGGAATTATTTTCTGCGCAGTCGGATATCGCCCTGTTCTACTTCGCAGGACACGGTCATATTGAGGCGACAGGGGGATACCTGCTAGCGAGTGACGCTCGGCGTGGCGACGAAGGTCTATCGCTTTCCGACGTGCTGATCATGGCAAACGAATCGCGTGCTCGCAATAGAATTATTATTCTTGACAGTTGTCATTCTGGGATCGCGGGCACGCCTCCAGTAGCAGGAAACCATGCGAGTCTATCGGAGGGGTTGAGCATCCTCACAGCGTCGAGTGCGGACCAATATGCCACTGAAGTGAACGGCAGAGGGGTATTTACGACCTTGCTCGTAGACGCACTTCATGGCGGAGCGGCGAATCTCACTGGTGACATTACGCCCGGCAGTATTTACGCGCACGTTGATCAATCGTTGGGGGCTTGGGAACAACGCCCGATTTTCAAGACCAACGTGCGCCAGTTTGTATCCTTGAGAAAAGTGTCTCCTCCGATTGCTCTTGAGGAACTGCGCCGAATAGCAGAGTTTTTCCCGCAGTCGGGGCACGAGTTTGCATTGGATCCGACGTACGAGCCTGAACTAAAAGGTCGAGATCCAGGGATGCCAGAGCCGATTCCCGAACACACGCGGGAATTTGCGGTCCTGCAACGCTATAACCGCCTGAACCTGGTCGTGCCGGTAGATGCCCCCCATATGTGGCATGCCGCGATGCAAAGCAAGGCGTGCAAGCTCACAGCGTTGGGCGAGCACTATCGCCGCCTCGTTGAAAATGGACGTTTGTAA
- the tnpB gene encoding IS66 family insertion sequence element accessory protein TnpB (TnpB, as the term is used for proteins encoded by IS66 family insertion elements, is considered an accessory protein, since TnpC, encoded by a neighboring gene, is a DDE family transposase.), with protein MIAPPSGTRVWLAAGITDMRRGMDGLAALVQSALGRDPFSGHIFLFRGRRGDLIKILWWSGDGMVMPPEIHR; from the coding sequence ATGATTGCGCCGCCAAGCGGTACCCGCGTTTGGCTGGCAGCGGGCATTACCGATATGCGCCGTGGCATGGATGGGCTTGCCGCACTGGTGCAGTCAGCACTCGGACGTGACCCCTTCTCGGGGCACATCTTCCTGTTTCGCGGGCGTCGCGGTGACCTCATCAAGATTTTATGGTGGAGCGGCGACGGCATGGTAATGCCCCCTGAAATCCACCGCTAG
- a CDS encoding IS256 family transposase, producing MKKIMKETNGRKAQTKSALDELIQQGARQIIEQAVEAELASMLEQYSNVRSIDGRRAVVRNGYLPEREVVTAIGPVPVRVPKVRDRSGSGIRFNSAVVPPYVRKSARVSAALPWLYLRGISTGDMSEAMGIMLGGQVSGLSPNVVSRLKAQWADEHAQWNQRELSLARWVYWWADGIHTGVRSDDSDGQCLLVIIGVKPDGTKERVAISDGYRESKASWAELLLDLKKRGLQSGPLLACGDGAMGFWAAMEEVFPQTKHQRCWFHKMGNVLNALPKSQQARAKKAMQDIWMAATRAEALVAFNHFVDTHSAKYPKVVEKLTQDRDELLAFYDFPAEHWQHLRTTNPIESTFATVRHRTKRTRNCVSRATFLGLAFKLIESAEDSWRRIRAPEKTATMLDGMTFKDGEPVTDSTPAQQPLAA from the coding sequence ATGAAGAAGATTATGAAAGAAACGAACGGCAGAAAAGCACAAACGAAGAGCGCGCTCGATGAACTGATCCAGCAAGGCGCGCGGCAGATCATCGAGCAGGCAGTCGAAGCGGAACTGGCGAGCATGCTTGAACAGTACAGCAACGTGAGGTCGATCGACGGTCGGCGTGCCGTGGTGCGCAACGGCTACCTACCAGAGCGCGAAGTCGTCACGGCCATCGGTCCGGTGCCGGTTCGGGTACCGAAGGTGCGTGATCGCTCGGGTTCGGGCATCCGCTTCAATTCGGCGGTCGTGCCGCCGTACGTTCGCAAATCCGCACGCGTGTCGGCCGCACTACCGTGGCTGTACCTGCGAGGCATCTCGACGGGCGACATGAGCGAAGCCATGGGCATCATGCTGGGCGGCCAGGTCAGCGGCCTGTCGCCAAATGTGGTGAGTCGTCTGAAGGCGCAATGGGCCGATGAGCATGCTCAGTGGAATCAGCGTGAGTTGTCGTTGGCGCGCTGGGTGTACTGGTGGGCTGACGGCATTCACACCGGCGTGCGCAGCGACGATTCCGACGGCCAGTGCCTGTTGGTGATCATTGGTGTCAAACCGGACGGAACGAAAGAGCGTGTGGCGATCAGTGACGGGTATCGGGAATCGAAGGCGTCGTGGGCCGAACTGCTGCTCGATCTGAAAAAGCGCGGTCTGCAGTCAGGGCCGCTGCTGGCTTGCGGAGATGGTGCGATGGGATTCTGGGCAGCGATGGAAGAAGTGTTCCCGCAGACCAAGCATCAGCGCTGCTGGTTCCACAAGATGGGCAACGTGCTCAACGCGCTGCCGAAATCGCAGCAGGCCCGCGCCAAAAAGGCGATGCAGGACATTTGGATGGCCGCCACGCGTGCCGAAGCGCTGGTTGCCTTCAATCACTTCGTTGATACCCACTCGGCAAAGTATCCGAAGGTGGTCGAAAAGCTGACGCAAGATCGCGACGAGCTGCTGGCATTTTACGATTTCCCGGCCGAACACTGGCAGCATCTGCGCACGACGAATCCGATTGAATCGACCTTCGCGACGGTGCGTCACCGCACCAAGCGCACGCGTAACTGCGTCTCGCGCGCGACGTTCCTCGGCCTGGCATTCAAGCTGATCGAGTCGGCCGAAGACTCGTGGCGGCGCATCCGCGCCCCCGAAAAGACCGCGACGATGCTTGACGGGATGACGTTCAAGGATGGAGAGCCGGTGACCGACAGCACACCGGCTCAGCAGCCCCTGGCCGCCTAA
- a CDS encoding IS110 family transposase, which yields MKEEPAISGYRNVVGGVDTHKDVHVAAVVDEHDRLLGSECFPTTRHGYKQMLLWMRSFGELARVGVECTGSYGAGLLRYLQLAHVTVLEVTAPDRSDRRKRGKDDTLDACNAAHAAFAGVRTVTPKTRDGMIESLRVLKVCRKTAISARRVALQLIHSTIISAPDELRESLRKMTRMQLIRTLAAWRPDLSDYRSLISANRIALKSLGRRYLELHDEIADLDVMIAALVDELAPDLVSRYSIGYESASQLLLTAGDNSDRLQSEASFAALCGVSPVPASSGKVTRHRLNRGGDRAANSALHIIAIGRLRTDDRTKAYVAKRVSEGHSKLEAIRCLKRYIAREVFYAIRQRYRQIAQTQFTS from the coding sequence ATGAAAGAAGAACCGGCTATTTCTGGATATCGCAACGTTGTGGGCGGCGTGGATACCCATAAGGACGTGCATGTTGCAGCTGTCGTTGACGAACACGATCGTCTGCTCGGCAGTGAATGCTTCCCTACCACGCGGCATGGCTACAAACAGATGCTGCTCTGGATGCGCTCATTCGGAGAGCTTGCCCGGGTTGGCGTCGAATGCACCGGCTCCTACGGAGCGGGCTTGCTTCGCTACCTTCAACTGGCCCACGTAACGGTGCTTGAGGTCACGGCACCCGACAGGAGCGACCGGCGCAAACGCGGCAAGGACGACACGCTGGACGCTTGCAACGCGGCGCATGCTGCCTTTGCTGGTGTGCGTACAGTCACGCCCAAGACACGCGACGGCATGATTGAATCGCTGCGCGTTCTGAAAGTCTGCCGGAAGACCGCCATCTCCGCGAGGCGCGTTGCATTGCAACTAATTCACAGTACCATCATCAGCGCGCCTGACGAGTTACGCGAATCGCTGCGCAAGATGACACGGATGCAGCTTATTCGAACATTGGCCGCGTGGCGTCCCGATCTGTCTGACTATCGGAGCCTGATCTCTGCCAACCGGATTGCATTAAAATCACTGGGGCGTCGGTATCTCGAGTTGCACGACGAGATCGCCGACCTCGATGTCATGATCGCGGCTCTGGTCGATGAACTCGCCCCCGATCTGGTCTCCCGGTATTCAATTGGCTATGAGTCCGCTTCGCAACTGCTACTGACCGCTGGCGACAACAGCGACCGGCTTCAGTCAGAGGCCAGCTTCGCCGCCCTCTGTGGAGTGAGTCCCGTCCCGGCGTCTTCTGGCAAGGTGACACGACATCGACTGAATCGCGGTGGAGATCGCGCGGCCAACAGCGCCCTGCACATTATCGCCATCGGTCGATTGCGAACCGACGATCGCACAAAAGCCTATGTCGCCAAACGCGTCAGCGAGGGCCACTCAAAGCTTGAAGCGATTCGATGCCTCAAGCGCTATATCGCACGAGAGGTCTTCTACGCCATCCGGCAACGTTACCGCCAGATCGCGCAGACCCAATTTACCTCTTGA
- a CDS encoding IS110 family transposase: MFYLGIDVAKAKLDCCLLDMTNGKRSTKVVANSRAGLTDLLGWLGKRHTEPSHVHVALEGTGVYHEMAACGLHDAGLSVSVVNPAQVRAFATGMGVRTKNDMVDSHVLARFAMHAQPMRWSPPAPEARILQALMARREALAQDLQRERNRHEKAEITAPTALVLHSILETIEFLERHLASLQREIDDHIAAHPGLKANLMLLQSIPAVGPQVGRTLLAIMHARHFDSAEQLAAYLGLVPVQRQSGSSIQGPSRLSKAGPPKVRATLYMAAVVAKRYNPHIKALCERLAARGKSTMSILGAAMRKLVHLCFGVLKTRQPYRANYVAIA; this comes from the coding sequence ATGTTCTACCTCGGTATTGATGTTGCCAAAGCCAAGCTGGATTGCTGCCTGCTGGACATGACAAACGGCAAGCGTAGTACGAAGGTTGTTGCCAATAGCCGCGCCGGCCTAACCGATCTGTTGGGCTGGTTGGGCAAGAGACACACCGAGCCGAGCCACGTACATGTCGCGCTCGAAGGTACCGGCGTCTATCACGAGATGGCCGCGTGTGGCCTGCACGATGCCGGGCTCTCCGTGTCTGTCGTTAATCCTGCGCAGGTGCGTGCTTTTGCGACGGGAATGGGCGTGCGCACGAAGAACGACATGGTAGACAGCCACGTGTTAGCGCGCTTTGCGATGCACGCACAGCCAATGCGCTGGAGTCCTCCAGCGCCCGAGGCTCGCATACTTCAAGCACTGATGGCGCGCCGTGAAGCGCTTGCACAAGATCTTCAGCGTGAGCGCAACCGGCATGAGAAAGCGGAAATCACGGCTCCAACGGCGCTAGTCCTGCATTCGATTCTCGAGACGATCGAGTTTTTGGAGCGCCATTTAGCCAGCCTGCAACGCGAGATCGATGATCACATTGCTGCCCATCCGGGCCTTAAAGCAAACTTGATGCTGCTGCAAAGTATCCCGGCAGTTGGCCCTCAGGTAGGCCGCACGCTGCTTGCCATCATGCACGCGCGCCACTTCGATTCTGCAGAACAACTTGCGGCGTATCTCGGCCTGGTGCCGGTGCAGAGGCAGTCGGGATCGTCGATCCAGGGCCCTTCACGTTTATCGAAGGCCGGGCCGCCCAAGGTACGGGCAACTCTCTACATGGCGGCCGTCGTCGCTAAACGCTATAACCCCCACATCAAGGCATTGTGTGAACGCTTGGCAGCGCGTGGCAAATCCACCATGTCTATACTCGGCGCTGCAATGCGTAAGCTTGTGCATCTGTGTTTCGGCGTTCTGAAGACACGACAGCCTTATCGGGCGAACTACGTCGCAATCGCTTGA
- a CDS encoding caspase family protein — MRMALIVGINYYEHSNALYGCVDDAHAVKAVLERHGDGSINFDCNMFGSLSITGEGGADFEEEVFLVSVAVGAPLNDLDSVVNALNDAGV, encoded by the coding sequence ATGCGCATGGCTCTAATCGTCGGAATAAATTATTACGAGCATAGCAATGCCTTGTACGGATGCGTTGATGACGCGCATGCCGTCAAGGCGGTGCTGGAAAGGCACGGTGACGGATCGATTAACTTTGACTGCAATATGTTTGGTTCATTGAGCATTACCGGGGAAGGCGGCGCGGATTTTGAGGAAGAAGTATTCCTGGTCTCGGTAGCCGTAGGCGCGCCGCTTAATGACCTTGATAGTGTTGTTAATGCCCTCAACGATGCTGGTGTTTAG